The stretch of DNA GAATCCGGATTACGGTGACGACAAGAAGTGGCCGGAACCGGGCGAATTGGTGGTCTTCATCGCGCATGTGAAGAACGCGAGCGATGTGCCGTTCAAGGGTACGTTGAATTACCGGTGGAAGATCAACGACGAAGTCGTGCTGGAAAAATCGGGTGTGGCGGGTGAAGGGCGACGTGGACGGCGTGCGCAGCCGGTCCAGGAGATCACGCTGGGGCCGTGGGAGGAGTTCACCACGCGGCTGGAATGGCACTGGGACGTGGATCTGGCAGACCCGCGCAAGGTCGTCGTGCAGTTCGAGATCGACCACGAGAATCTCGCGGACGAAATCACGAAGAACAACAACGCCTTGAACAAGTACGTCGCGGGCAAGACCTGGAAGTACTGGGTTGAAGCCGGGCTTTACGAACACGTGAAGAACCACCCGAAGCCATGGGGATCCTACGCTTTCGAGGACTACCTGCAATGGCACGTCGATGTCTGGAACGAAACCTACTTCGACAAGTCACGCTTCGATGACTTCGCCCCGGACGGCAGCGTGCTGCGCGTTACGCTCGACGCCATCGAGATCATGCCGAACGGGCTCGCGGGCGGCGGGATTCACCGGGCCGAGGACCGTCTCGACCCGCGCTACGATGGCGAGTGGGGCTCGCGTTGGATTCGGGACGACGCGAACGAAGCCGAACGCCGCAACTACTTCCGCTTCGTCGAATCGCGGCAGATCGTCCTCGAGCCGTCCCTGCTGCACGAGGGCTCGCACCAGGTTTGGGGTGCCTACGACATCTACTGGTCGGCCATCGAAGCCGCCGAGCCCGACCAGCCCCGCGGCAAGGGCCAGATCCGCGAGGAGAACGGCAAGTTCATGACGCGCGGTCGCTGGTGGCACTGGGCCGGACTCATGGGCGGGTGTGACACACGGCCGGACCCGCGCTATCGCACCGGTACGGGTCTCTACTCCGCCAACAGCGTCGGCGGGGCGAATGCGAACGCGCGCTTCCGCAACGGTTTCTACGGCGACTGGCAGTACGACACGCCGCGGCGCTGCGGGGTGAAGCTGATCTCCGCCGACGGCACGCCGATCCGCCACGCCCAGGTCACGATCTTCCAGCAGAACTGGAGCGGCATGCGCGATACGAATGTCGTGGCAGCCAACCTTGACAGCGGCCCTTATGGCGTCCTCACCCTGCCCAACCAGGACAGTCTGCATCCCACCGATGCGACCACGGCCACCGGCCACACCTTGCGGAAGTGGAACCCGTGGGGCCGCCTTGACGTGGTGGGTCAAAACATCACGTTCTGCCTGCGGATCGACGCTTACGGCCAGCGGGACTACCAGTTCATCGACGTGACGCAGTTCAACCGGGCGTTCTGGGGTGGGCATACCGATTCGTACGACTTGCCGGTCGTGTGCCGTATCAGCCCGTCGGAACGGCTGGACCTCGCGACGAACGTTGCGCAGGGAGCGCAGGTGCGGGCGTCGCGCGGCGCGGACACCGCCGGCCGGGTCGTCGACGGGAACGTGGAGACGGCCTGGGAGGGCGGCCGGGCGGAGGTCGGTGACTGGATCGAGATCACGCTGCCCGCGCCGCAGCGCGTCGGCCGCATCGACATCGTGCAGGACGGCCGGCACGGAGATTTCTTCCAGCACTTCACGATCACGACGCGCATGGTTGAAGATGTCGCCGCTGCGGAGCCGGAGTGGTTCGGTGCGCAGGACCCGCTGCATTTCAATGGAGCGATGGGCAACGACCGTGATATCAACCCCGACCGGCCAAGTGAACGGTGGATTACCTACGCCCGCGCGCCAGTGACGGCCCAGGTGATCCGGATTGAAGCGACGGCGCCGGGCGGGACGCACCTGAGCGAGGTGCGGGTGTTTGCGGAGAAGTAACCGGATCCACCCCATGTGCTGCGGCTAACTGCGGCCGCTGGTGCGCAATTCTTCTGAGGATATGAATTCGTGGTCGGAAACCAGTCCGGGTTGCGACTATGGGGTTGTCATGCGCCGTGAACCTACACGGTGACGACTGTCCCAAACGCGCCCGGAGGGATTCGAACCCCCAACCCTCGGCTCCGAAGGCCGATGCTCTATCCAGTTGAGCTACAGGCGCCTATGTTGCGGGCATTATTGTACGGCAGCGGGGCGGGCACAAGGCAGGACGGTCACTCCGGTCGGCCCGGGGGGGCTCGTTCCGGGCCGCGGGGCCTGGCCGCCCACCGGCGTGGCCCGCTCAGTTCCGGTCGATCGCATCCCACGTGGCGCTGGGTAAGCCGTCGACAAACCGGGGCTGGATGCATGTGATCCGCCACCCGCGCGGTGTTCGGTCGAATGTCAGCTCCCAGCGCGAACGGAAACTCCCGCCCATCTGCCCACGCACAATCTCGGCCAGGT from Phycisphaerales bacterium encodes:
- a CDS encoding discoidin domain-containing protein — encoded protein: MPSNRSMNRFATWAVLFFVAATGFYAGAQAPGDETLPFPADPQEKTLLLRRYVPLTPYTGWSPAVDSDPGRTMPYMDVGDTYLSRANPDLNYGRSERLVLTEPQDKILIQFGRLYRWITVGSHVQDVALILKPDGTPDPETEIVVYRVTQPWRDGGGDGIKMVQTVTYNQRYSEGAELCKFARPWTAPGGDRDRLEEPSWRGKLADCWDAELGAYVLTGPGLQADVAAWLERHWQNHGWMIALATEEKPSEPLKLFASDVFEEADRPGLRVRFQERPIVRPAKPDLTVTYIERTPKYYRYNDNGQTSYLRQPFRGDMPGIMLNPDYGDDKKWPEPGELVVFIAHVKNASDVPFKGTLNYRWKINDEVVLEKSGVAGEGRRGRRAQPVQEITLGPWEEFTTRLEWHWDVDLADPRKVVVQFEIDHENLADEITKNNNALNKYVAGKTWKYWVEAGLYEHVKNHPKPWGSYAFEDYLQWHVDVWNETYFDKSRFDDFAPDGSVLRVTLDAIEIMPNGLAGGGIHRAEDRLDPRYDGEWGSRWIRDDANEAERRNYFRFVESRQIVLEPSLLHEGSHQVWGAYDIYWSAIEAAEPDQPRGKGQIREENGKFMTRGRWWHWAGLMGGCDTRPDPRYRTGTGLYSANSVGGANANARFRNGFYGDWQYDTPRRCGVKLISADGTPIRHAQVTIFQQNWSGMRDTNVVAANLDSGPYGVLTLPNQDSLHPTDATTATGHTLRKWNPWGRLDVVGQNITFCLRIDAYGQRDYQFIDVTQFNRAFWGGHTDSYDLPVVCRISPSERLDLATNVAQGAQVRASRGADTAGRVVDGNVETAWEGGRAEVGDWIEITLPAPQRVGRIDIVQDGRHGDFFQHFTITTRMVEDVAAAEPEWFGAQDPLHFNGAMGNDRDINPDRPSERWITYARAPVTAQVIRIEATAPGGTHLSEVRVFAEK